From Ramlibacter tataouinensis, the proteins below share one genomic window:
- a CDS encoding class II aldolase/adducin family protein has protein sequence MSAVPQAAARMHPDEWRSRVQLAAAYRIFDLLGWTEMIYNHITLRLPGSVSGGDQQFLINPFGLHYSEVTASNLLKIDQAGRKLDDSPWPVNPAGFTLHSTIHGQVEGAHCVMHTHTTAGLAVACTRSGLAQNNFYSAQLHDMVAYHDFEGITVHAEEGPRVLRSMGGKPLLILRNHGLVSWAPTLPLALARLWTLQRACEVQLAQAALGPAIPVSEAIAIRTTTESFQFDQQFGAGQDVFDALVRRVDRIDPGYRQ, from the coding sequence ATGAGCGCAGTTCCGCAGGCCGCGGCCCGCATGCACCCCGACGAGTGGCGCTCGCGCGTGCAGCTGGCCGCCGCCTACCGCATCTTCGATCTGCTCGGCTGGACCGAGATGATCTACAACCACATCACGCTGCGCCTGCCCGGCAGCGTGAGCGGCGGCGACCAGCAGTTCCTGATCAACCCGTTCGGACTGCACTACAGCGAGGTCACCGCCAGCAACCTGCTCAAGATCGACCAGGCAGGGCGCAAGCTGGACGACAGCCCCTGGCCGGTGAACCCGGCCGGCTTCACGCTGCATTCGACCATCCACGGCCAGGTCGAGGGCGCCCATTGCGTGATGCACACGCACACCACCGCCGGCCTGGCGGTGGCCTGCACGCGCAGCGGCCTGGCGCAAAACAACTTCTACTCGGCGCAGCTGCACGACATGGTGGCCTACCACGACTTCGAGGGCATCACGGTGCACGCCGAGGAAGGCCCGCGGGTGCTGCGCAGCATGGGCGGCAAGCCGCTGCTGATCCTGCGCAACCACGGGCTGGTGAGCTGGGCGCCCACGCTGCCGCTGGCGCTGGCGCGCCTGTGGACCCTGCAGCGCGCGTGCGAAGTCCAGCTGGCGCAGGCCGCCCTCGGCCCGGCCATCCCGGTGAGCGAGGCCATTGCGATCAGGACCACCACCGAGTCCTTTCAGTTCGACCAGCAGTTCGGCGCCGGACAGGACGTGTTCGACGCACTGGTGCGACGCGTCGATCGCATCGATCCGGGCTACCGGCAATGA
- the hpaE gene encoding 5-carboxymethyl-2-hydroxymuconate semialdehyde dehydrogenase, translating into MRIEHLINGKRVTGRDYFETVNPATQEVLAEVAGGGEEEVQAAVAAAKAAFPPWAATPAPQRARLMRRLGELIAADVAQLSHTETQDTGQPIAQTGKQLVPRAADNFHYFAEMCVRVDGHTYPTETHLNYTLFHPVGVCALISPWNVPFMTATWKVAPCLAFGNTAVLKMSELSPLTAARLGELALEAGIPPGVLNVVHGFGRQAGEPLVRHPDVRAISFTGSTATGNRIVREAGLKKFSMELGGKSPFVIFEDADFERALDAAVFMIFSNNGERCTAGSRILVQQSIYREFARRFVERANRLSLGDPLDDKTIIGPMISPAHLAKVRGYIELGAREGATLLCGGLEAPAVPERVRKGNYVAPTVFGDVDNRMKIAQDEIFGPVACLIPFTDEPEAIRIANDTAYGLSSYVWTENIGRAHRVAAAIEAGMCFVNSQNVRDLRQPFGGTKASGTGREGGTWSYEVFLEPKNVALSLGSHHIPHWGG; encoded by the coding sequence ATGCGAATCGAACACCTGATCAATGGCAAGCGCGTCACCGGGCGCGACTACTTCGAGACCGTCAATCCTGCGACACAGGAGGTGCTGGCCGAGGTCGCCGGCGGCGGCGAAGAAGAAGTGCAGGCGGCGGTGGCCGCCGCGAAGGCGGCGTTTCCGCCATGGGCCGCCACGCCGGCGCCGCAGCGCGCCCGCCTGATGCGCCGCCTGGGCGAGCTGATCGCGGCGGACGTCGCACAGCTCTCCCACACCGAAACCCAGGACACCGGACAGCCGATCGCGCAGACCGGCAAGCAGCTGGTGCCGCGCGCCGCCGACAACTTCCACTACTTCGCCGAGATGTGCGTGCGGGTCGACGGCCACACCTACCCGACCGAGACGCACCTGAACTACACGCTGTTCCATCCGGTCGGCGTGTGCGCGCTGATCTCGCCGTGGAACGTGCCCTTCATGACGGCCACCTGGAAGGTCGCCCCCTGCCTGGCCTTCGGCAACACCGCGGTGCTCAAGATGAGCGAGCTGTCGCCGCTGACGGCGGCGCGCCTGGGCGAACTGGCATTGGAAGCGGGCATCCCGCCGGGCGTGCTCAATGTCGTGCACGGCTTCGGCCGGCAGGCCGGCGAGCCGCTGGTGCGCCATCCGGATGTGCGGGCGATCTCGTTCACCGGCTCCACCGCCACCGGCAACCGCATCGTCCGCGAGGCCGGGCTGAAGAAGTTCAGCATGGAACTGGGCGGCAAGTCGCCCTTCGTCATCTTCGAGGACGCCGACTTCGAGCGCGCGCTCGACGCCGCGGTGTTCATGATCTTCTCCAACAACGGCGAGCGCTGCACCGCCGGCAGCCGCATCCTGGTGCAGCAGTCGATCTATCGCGAGTTCGCGCGGCGCTTCGTCGAGCGGGCGAACAGGCTCAGCTTGGGTGACCCGCTCGATGACAAAACCATCATCGGCCCGATGATCTCGCCGGCCCACCTGGCCAAGGTGCGCGGCTACATCGAGCTGGGCGCCCGGGAAGGCGCCACGCTGCTGTGCGGCGGGCTGGAGGCGCCGGCCGTTCCCGAACGCGTGCGCAAGGGCAACTACGTGGCGCCGACCGTGTTCGGCGACGTCGACAACCGCATGAAGATCGCGCAGGACGAGATCTTCGGGCCGGTGGCCTGCCTGATCCCGTTCACCGACGAGCCGGAGGCGATCCGCATCGCCAACGACACCGCCTACGGCCTGTCCAGCTACGTGTGGACCGAGAACATCGGCCGCGCGCACCGCGTGGCCGCGGCGATCGAGGCCGGCATGTGCTTCGTCAACAGCCAGAACGTGCGCGACCTGCGCCAGCCCTTCGGCGGCACCAAGGCCTCGGGCACCGGGCGCGAGGGCGGCACCTGGAGCTACGAGGTATTCCTAGAGCCGAAGAACGTCGCGCTCTCGCTGGGCTCCCACCACATTCCACACTGGGGAGGCTGA
- a CDS encoding EamA family transporter, protein MSATLPAGKAISGAAFATLLLIALMMGANHVAARIAFNHGVDVATAVVFRSTVTAGVLGVILAAQGVRLAFTSRHRFALPAIGLLIGVQSLCLYSAVARLPVALALLAFNTYPIWTALWARLVYRQRPERAMLLAMPVILFGLALALDVLGAASGLGAAGQWASIGAGVGFALAAAGTFGLALVITQHEAADVDGRVRTATTMSMAALVALASIVAQGGLHLPNAAAGWGGLAALTFLYGTAFTIMFTVLPRLGVVGNSAIMNVEPVFALVLAWLVLGQAIAPVQVMGALIVVGAVMMLGMRKR, encoded by the coding sequence TTGAGCGCAACCCTTCCCGCCGGCAAGGCGATCAGCGGCGCGGCCTTTGCCACCCTGCTGCTGATCGCGCTGATGATGGGCGCCAACCACGTCGCCGCCCGCATCGCCTTCAACCACGGGGTCGACGTCGCCACCGCGGTGGTGTTCCGCAGCACCGTCACCGCCGGGGTGCTGGGCGTCATCCTCGCCGCCCAGGGCGTGCGACTGGCCTTCACCTCGCGGCACCGGTTCGCGCTGCCCGCCATCGGCCTGCTGATCGGGGTGCAGAGCCTGTGCCTGTATTCGGCGGTGGCGCGGCTGCCGGTGGCGCTGGCGCTGCTGGCGTTCAACACCTACCCGATCTGGACCGCGCTGTGGGCGCGGCTGGTGTACCGCCAGCGGCCCGAGCGCGCCATGCTGCTGGCCATGCCGGTGATCCTGTTCGGCCTGGCGCTGGCCCTCGACGTGCTGGGCGCCGCCTCCGGACTGGGCGCGGCGGGCCAGTGGGCCAGCATCGGCGCCGGCGTCGGCTTCGCGCTGGCGGCGGCCGGCACCTTCGGCCTGGCGCTGGTGATCACGCAGCACGAAGCGGCCGACGTCGACGGGCGCGTGCGCACCGCCACCACCATGTCGATGGCGGCGCTGGTGGCCCTCGCCAGCATCGTGGCGCAAGGTGGCCTGCACCTGCCCAACGCCGCCGCAGGCTGGGGCGGCCTGGCCGCGCTCACCTTCCTCTACGGCACCGCGTTCACCATCATGTTCACGGTGCTGCCGCGCCTGGGCGTGGTCGGCAACTCGGCGATCATGAACGTGGAGCCGGTGTTCGCCCTGGTGCTCGCCTGGCTGGTGCTGGGCCAGGCGATCGCGCCGGTGCAGGTGATGGGCGCGCTGATCGTGGTCGGGGCGGTGATGATGCTGGGAATGCGCAAGCGCTGA
- the lplT gene encoding lysophospholipid transporter LplT, producing MKRGFYTLMSAQFFSSLADQALFVGAVELIKSGGGPEWQRAALVPIFALFYVVLAPWLGASADAYPKRTVMFASNAIKIVGCLMMLFGSHPLLAYAVVGLGAAAYSPAKYGILTELLPPSQLVKANGWIEGLTIASIILGIVLGGQLIGHAVSARLLNIDLPVLDTGIDTPPEAAISVLIFIYVLAAWFNLRIPHTGVEMRPLPKNPLDLVPDFWTCNSRLWRDKLGQISLATTTLFWGVSGNLRYIILAWSAAALGYSTTQASSLGGVVAIGTAVGAIIASMRMRLDIATKVIPMGILMGVLIIVMNFIDNVWVAAPFLILLGGLGGFLVVPMNALLQHRGHNLMGAGRSIAVQNFNEQACILGLGAFYSLSTGLGLTAFGAITAFGLVVAGIMLVIMRWHQNNCVKYPEEIEHLLQVARHDKVHG from the coding sequence ATGAAGCGCGGTTTTTACACCCTGATGTCCGCCCAGTTCTTTTCGTCGCTGGCGGACCAGGCGCTTTTCGTGGGCGCTGTGGAATTGATCAAGTCCGGTGGCGGCCCCGAATGGCAGCGCGCCGCCCTGGTGCCGATCTTCGCGCTGTTCTACGTCGTGCTGGCGCCCTGGCTGGGCGCCAGCGCCGACGCCTACCCCAAACGGACGGTGATGTTCGCGAGCAATGCGATCAAGATCGTCGGCTGCCTCATGATGCTGTTCGGATCGCACCCGCTGCTGGCGTATGCGGTGGTGGGCCTGGGCGCGGCGGCGTACTCGCCGGCCAAGTACGGCATCCTCACCGAACTGCTGCCGCCTTCGCAGTTGGTCAAGGCCAATGGCTGGATCGAGGGCCTGACCATCGCCTCGATCATCCTGGGCATCGTGCTGGGGGGGCAGCTGATTGGCCATGCGGTGTCGGCGCGCCTGCTGAACATCGACCTGCCGGTGCTCGACACCGGCATCGACACGCCGCCGGAAGCGGCCATCTCGGTGCTGATCTTCATCTACGTGCTGGCCGCCTGGTTCAACCTGCGCATTCCACACACCGGTGTGGAGATGCGGCCGCTGCCGAAGAACCCGCTCGACTTGGTGCCTGACTTCTGGACCTGCAATTCGCGCCTGTGGCGCGACAAGCTGGGGCAGATCTCGCTGGCGACGACGACGCTGTTCTGGGGCGTCAGCGGCAACCTGCGCTACATCATCCTGGCGTGGAGCGCGGCTGCCCTGGGCTACAGCACCACGCAGGCTTCGTCTCTCGGCGGCGTGGTGGCGATCGGCACCGCCGTCGGCGCGATCATCGCGTCGATGCGGATGCGCCTGGACATCGCCACCAAGGTGATCCCGATGGGCATCCTGATGGGGGTGCTGATCATCGTGATGAACTTCATCGACAACGTGTGGGTGGCCGCGCCCTTCCTGATCCTGCTGGGCGGCCTGGGCGGCTTCCTGGTGGTGCCGATGAATGCGCTGCTGCAGCACCGCGGCCACAACCTGATGGGCGCGGGCCGCTCGATCGCGGTGCAGAATTTCAACGAGCAGGCCTGCATCCTGGGCCTCGGCGCCTTCTACAGCCTGTCCACCGGCCTGGGGCTGACGGCCTTCGGCGCGATCACCGCCTTCGGCCTTGTGGTCGCCGGCATCATGCTGGTGATCATGCGCTGGCACCAGAACAACTGCGTCAAGTACCCCGAGGAGATCGAGCACCTGTTGCAGGTCGCGCGTCACGACAAGGTGCATGGTTGA
- the hpaD gene encoding 3,4-dihydroxyphenylacetate 2,3-dioxygenase → MGKLALAAKITHVPSLYLSELDGPRKGTRADAIAGHQEIGRRCRELGVDTIVVFDTHWLVNANYHINCAPQFQGLYTSNELPHFISNMPFEFPGNPTLGKLIAKAANAWGVETLAHDATTLSPEYGTLVPMRYMNADRHFKVVSVSALCMAHYLDDSARLGWAIRRAIEDEYEGTVAVFASGSLSHRFAQNGLAPEFAFRIWSPFLEALDREVLRMWQGGEWQAFCGMLPEYAAKGHGEGFMHDTAMLLGALGWSGYDGQAEIVTAYFGASGTGQLNAVFPVTPQSGAAIPKAQASAAEGYTAVSRRL, encoded by the coding sequence ATGGGCAAGCTGGCACTCGCCGCCAAGATCACCCACGTTCCCTCGCTCTACCTGAGCGAGCTGGACGGCCCGCGCAAGGGCACCCGCGCCGATGCGATCGCCGGCCACCAGGAGATCGGCCGGCGCTGCCGCGAGCTCGGGGTGGACACCATCGTGGTGTTCGACACCCACTGGCTGGTCAACGCCAACTACCACATCAACTGCGCGCCGCAGTTCCAGGGCCTGTACACCAGCAACGAGCTGCCGCACTTCATCAGCAACATGCCGTTCGAGTTCCCGGGCAATCCGACGCTCGGCAAGCTCATCGCGAAGGCGGCCAATGCCTGGGGCGTGGAGACCCTGGCGCACGACGCCACCACGCTGTCCCCGGAGTACGGCACGCTGGTGCCCATGCGCTACATGAACGCCGACCGGCACTTCAAGGTGGTGTCGGTGTCGGCCCTGTGCATGGCGCATTACCTCGACGACAGCGCGCGGCTGGGCTGGGCGATCCGCCGGGCAATCGAGGACGAGTACGAGGGCACGGTGGCCGTCTTCGCCAGCGGCTCGCTGTCGCATCGCTTCGCCCAGAACGGGCTGGCGCCGGAGTTCGCGTTCCGGATCTGGAGCCCCTTCCTCGAAGCGTTGGACCGCGAGGTGCTGCGCATGTGGCAAGGCGGCGAGTGGCAGGCCTTCTGCGGCATGCTGCCGGAGTACGCGGCCAAGGGCCACGGCGAAGGCTTCATGCACGACACCGCCATGCTGCTGGGCGCGCTCGGCTGGTCCGGCTACGACGGCCAGGCCGAGATCGTCACCGCCTACTTCGGCGCCTCCGGCACCGGGCAGCTCAACGCGGTGTTCCCGGTCACGCCGCAATCGGGCGCGGCCATCCCGAAGGCGCAGGCTTCCGCGGCCGAGGGTTACACCGCCGTGAGCCGCCGGCTCTGA
- a CDS encoding HpcH/HpaI aldolase family protein, producing the protein MQTPVNPFKTALAENRPQIGLWMGLASAYTAEICAGAGFDWLLIDGEHAPNDLRSILAQAQVIAGYPGTHAIARVPVGHGNVGIALIKQYLDLGIQTLLVPMVDTAAQAAQLVRAMRYPPGGIRGMGGARASRWGRYPQYAREANAQVCLLVQAETSEAMANLDAIAGTEGVDGVFIGPADLSAAMGHVGDPMHPEVQATIADALARIRKAGKGAGILTPNEAVARKYLELGATFIAVGLDNNLLATATSALAAKFKDAGAPAPLPASKTY; encoded by the coding sequence ATGCAAACACCGGTCAATCCCTTCAAGACAGCGCTGGCGGAGAACCGCCCGCAGATCGGCCTGTGGATGGGGCTGGCCTCGGCCTATACCGCGGAGATCTGCGCCGGCGCCGGTTTCGACTGGCTGCTGATCGACGGCGAGCACGCCCCGAACGACCTGCGCAGCATCCTGGCGCAGGCGCAGGTGATCGCCGGCTACCCCGGCACCCACGCCATCGCGCGGGTGCCGGTGGGCCACGGCAACGTCGGCATCGCGCTGATCAAGCAGTACCTGGACCTGGGCATCCAGACCCTGCTGGTGCCGATGGTCGATACCGCGGCGCAGGCGGCGCAGCTGGTGCGCGCCATGCGCTATCCGCCCGGCGGCATCCGCGGCATGGGCGGCGCGCGCGCCTCGCGCTGGGGCCGCTATCCGCAGTACGCCAGGGAAGCCAATGCGCAGGTCTGCCTGCTGGTGCAGGCCGAGACCAGCGAGGCCATGGCCAACCTGGACGCGATCGCCGGCACCGAAGGCGTGGACGGCGTGTTCATCGGCCCGGCCGACCTGTCGGCGGCCATGGGCCATGTCGGCGACCCGATGCACCCCGAGGTGCAGGCCACCATCGCAGACGCCCTCGCGCGCATCCGCAAGGCGGGCAAGGGCGCCGGCATCCTGACCCCCAACGAGGCGGTGGCGCGCAAGTACCTGGAACTGGGCGCGACCTTCATCGCCGTCGGCCTGGACAACAACCTGCTGGCGACCGCGACCAGCGCGCTGGCGGCCAAGTTCAAGGACGCCGGCGCGCCGGCGCCGCTGCCCGCCAGCAAGACCTATTGA
- the alr gene encoding alanine racemase: MPRPIAATIHLEALRHNLARLRRAAPDARVWGVVKANAYGHGIERVFEGLRGADGFALLDLAEAGRVRALGWRGPILLLEGVFEPRDLELCSRLGLWHTVHCAEQIDMLAMHKTQSPHRVFLKMNSGMNRLGFAPAHFRSAWTRLEALPQVDEITLMTHFSDADGPKGVAAQLQVFRDVTRDLPGERSLANSAAALRFGGDAEVRGDWIRPGIAAYGSSPDFPDHDIAHWELQPAMTLAARIIATQELQPGDTVGYGSSFTADAPLRIGVVACGYADGYPRHCSTGTPVLVNGRRTRLVGRVSMDMLTVDLSGLPDAGTGSEVTLWGRAAGGAVLAIDEVARAAGTVGYELMCALALRVPVSVE, translated from the coding sequence ATGCCCCGTCCGATCGCCGCCACCATCCACCTCGAGGCGCTGCGCCACAACCTGGCCCGCCTGCGCCGCGCCGCACCCGACGCGCGGGTCTGGGGCGTGGTCAAGGCCAATGCCTACGGCCACGGCATCGAGCGCGTGTTCGAGGGGCTGCGCGGCGCCGACGGCTTCGCGCTGCTGGACCTGGCCGAAGCCGGGCGCGTGCGCGCCCTCGGCTGGCGCGGGCCGATCCTGCTGCTCGAGGGCGTGTTCGAGCCGCGCGACCTGGAACTGTGCTCGCGCCTGGGGCTCTGGCACACGGTCCACTGCGCGGAGCAGATCGACATGCTGGCGATGCACAAGACGCAGTCGCCGCACCGGGTGTTCCTGAAGATGAATTCGGGCATGAACCGGCTCGGTTTCGCGCCGGCGCACTTCCGCAGTGCCTGGACGCGCCTGGAGGCGCTGCCGCAGGTCGACGAAATCACCTTGATGACGCACTTCAGCGACGCCGACGGACCCAAGGGCGTGGCGGCGCAGCTGCAGGTGTTCCGGGACGTCACGCGCGACCTGCCGGGCGAGCGCTCGCTGGCCAACAGCGCCGCCGCGCTGCGCTTCGGCGGCGATGCCGAGGTGCGCGGCGACTGGATCCGGCCGGGCATCGCGGCCTACGGCAGTTCGCCCGACTTTCCCGATCACGACATTGCGCACTGGGAGCTGCAGCCGGCGATGACGCTGGCGGCCCGCATCATCGCCACCCAGGAACTGCAGCCGGGCGACACGGTCGGCTACGGCTCCAGCTTCACCGCCGATGCGCCGCTGCGCATCGGCGTGGTGGCCTGCGGCTACGCCGACGGCTACCCGCGCCATTGCAGCACCGGCACACCGGTGCTGGTGAATGGCAGGCGCACGCGGCTGGTGGGCCGCGTCAGCATGGACATGCTCACGGTGGATCTCAGCGGCCTGCCCGATGCCGGCACCGGCAGCGAAGTCACGCTGTGGGGCCGGGCTGCGGGCGGCGCCGTGCTCGCCATCGACGAAGTCGCCCGCGCCGCCGGCACGGTCGGCTACGAGCTGATGTGCGCGCTGGCGCTGCGGGTGCCCGTGTCCGTCGAATGA
- a CDS encoding fumarylacetoacetate hydrolase family protein, with protein sequence MKHARVVYQGRAQHAIESEGRMLLDDGSRVALEDVRWLPPLAPTERPRTILALGLNYADHARELAFKAPEEPLVFLKGERALNGHRRQTRRPPGVEFMHYECELAVVIGRSAKRVRREDAYAHIAGYSVANDYAIRDYLENWYRPNLRVKNRDGATPLGPWLVDAADIADPMALALRTSVNGRLTQSGNTRDMIFDVPFLIEWFSSFMTLAPGDLILTGTPDGVVDCRPGDVVVTEIEGIGALMNTVA encoded by the coding sequence ATGAAGCACGCCCGCGTCGTGTACCAGGGCCGCGCGCAGCACGCGATCGAAAGCGAGGGCCGGATGCTGCTGGACGACGGCTCGCGGGTGGCGCTCGAGGACGTGCGCTGGCTGCCGCCGCTGGCACCGACGGAGCGTCCCCGCACCATCCTCGCGCTGGGCCTGAACTATGCCGACCACGCGCGCGAGCTGGCCTTCAAGGCGCCCGAGGAGCCGCTGGTGTTCCTCAAGGGCGAGCGGGCGCTGAACGGCCACCGCCGGCAGACCCGGCGTCCGCCCGGCGTGGAGTTCATGCACTACGAGTGCGAGCTCGCGGTGGTGATCGGCCGCAGCGCTAAAAGGGTGCGCCGCGAAGACGCCTATGCGCACATCGCCGGCTACAGCGTGGCCAACGACTACGCGATCCGCGACTACCTGGAGAACTGGTACCGGCCCAACCTGCGGGTGAAGAACCGCGACGGCGCCACGCCGCTGGGGCCCTGGCTGGTCGACGCCGCGGACATCGCCGATCCCATGGCGCTGGCGCTGCGCACCTCGGTCAACGGCCGGCTCACGCAATCGGGCAACACGCGCGACATGATCTTCGACGTGCCATTCCTGATCGAATGGTTCAGCAGCTTCATGACGCTGGCACCGGGCGACCTGATCCTGACCGGCACGCCTGACGGCGTGGTCGATTGCCGCCCGGGCGATGTGGTGGTCACCGAGATCGAGGGCATAGGCGCCCTCATGAACACGGTCGCATGA
- a CDS encoding 2-dehydropantoate 2-reductase, with product MKACIYGAGAIGGWMGARLAQAGCELSAVARGATLEALQRDGLRLHQDGHLVSAAVRASEVPSQLGPQDLVIVAVKAPAMVEVAQAMAPLLKPETIVLTAMNGVPWWFFEGFGGALQGTRLKSVDPAGRIAAAVPAAHIVGCVVHASCALEAPGRVRHHFGNRLIIGEPSGVKTPRVNELAALLARAGFEAVVSEQIQKDAWYKLWGNMTVNPISAITGATTDRLLDDELVLGLINAVMLEAREIGARIGIPIAQQPQDRHAITRKLGAFKTSMLQDVEAGKPVELDALVSVVRELGQLTAVPTPFTDALLGLARLHARVRGLY from the coding sequence ATGAAGGCCTGCATCTACGGCGCCGGCGCAATCGGCGGATGGATGGGCGCCCGGCTCGCGCAGGCCGGCTGCGAACTGAGTGCGGTGGCGCGCGGCGCGACACTGGAAGCCTTGCAGCGCGACGGCCTGCGGCTGCATCAGGACGGGCACCTGGTGAGCGCGGCGGTGCGGGCCAGCGAGGTCCCCTCGCAGCTCGGGCCGCAGGACCTGGTGATCGTCGCCGTCAAGGCGCCGGCGATGGTCGAGGTGGCGCAGGCGATGGCGCCGCTGCTCAAGCCGGAGACCATCGTTCTCACGGCCATGAACGGCGTGCCCTGGTGGTTTTTCGAGGGCTTCGGCGGCGCCCTGCAAGGCACGCGGCTGAAGTCGGTGGACCCGGCGGGCCGCATCGCCGCCGCGGTGCCGGCCGCGCACATCGTCGGCTGCGTGGTGCACGCCAGCTGCGCGCTGGAGGCGCCGGGCCGGGTGCGCCATCACTTCGGCAACCGTCTCATCATCGGCGAGCCCTCGGGCGTGAAGACCCCGCGCGTGAACGAACTGGCGGCACTGCTGGCACGCGCCGGCTTCGAGGCCGTGGTGTCCGAGCAGATCCAGAAGGACGCCTGGTACAAGCTCTGGGGCAACATGACGGTGAACCCGATCAGCGCGATCACCGGCGCCACCACCGACCGCCTGCTGGACGATGAGCTGGTGCTCGGCCTGATCAATGCAGTGATGCTGGAGGCCAGGGAGATCGGGGCGCGCATCGGCATCCCGATCGCGCAGCAGCCGCAGGATCGGCACGCCATCACGCGCAAGCTGGGCGCCTTCAAGACCTCGATGCTGCAGGACGTGGAAGCCGGCAAGCCGGTGGAGCTGGACGCGCTGGTCAGCGTGGTGCGCGAGCTCGGCCAGCTCACGGCCGTGCCCACGCCCTTCACCGACGCGCTGCTGGGCCTGGCCCGTCTGCACGCGCGTGTGCGCGGACTCTATTGA
- a CDS encoding 5-carboxymethyl-2-hydroxymuconate Delta-isomerase yields the protein MPHLVILYTPNIEQQAHMGRLCRALADCMLTIRDEAGAQVFPTGGTRVLAYPAAHSAVADGQRDYAFVYLNLRIGAGRSAAVKQQVGDRLLAVAKSHFAPLLAQRLLGITLQVDESPGQVYDGKHGNLHPLFQP from the coding sequence ATGCCGCACCTCGTCATCCTCTACACGCCCAACATCGAGCAGCAGGCCCACATGGGGCGCCTGTGCCGCGCGCTGGCCGACTGCATGCTCACGATCAGGGACGAGGCCGGCGCGCAGGTCTTTCCCACCGGCGGCACGCGCGTGCTGGCCTATCCGGCCGCCCACTCCGCGGTGGCCGACGGCCAGCGCGACTACGCCTTCGTCTACCTCAACCTGCGCATCGGCGCCGGGCGCAGCGCCGCGGTGAAGCAGCAGGTGGGCGACCGGCTGCTGGCGGTCGCGAAGTCGCATTTCGCGCCTTTGCTGGCGCAACGGCTGCTGGGCATCACCTTGCAGGTCGACGAAAGCCCCGGGCAGGTCTACGACGGCAAGCACGGCAACCTCCACCCCTTGTTCCAGCCCTGA
- the hpaH gene encoding 2-oxo-hept-4-ene-1,7-dioate hydratase, which yields MFSQDLIARLARELHESEKSRVQLEHFSRRFPGMTIEDGYAISRAWVQMKLAEGRRAIGHKIGLTSRAMQQASQIDEPDYGTLLDDMLFAPGAVPADRFIAPRVEVELAFVLKHRLAGEQVGMEEVLRATDCIQPAIEIIDARIEQFDRHTRVMRKVQDTISDNAANAGLVLGGRKMDPKALDLPWCGAILRCNGVVEETGLAAGVQGHPAIGVAWLARKLAPWGECLEAGEIVLAGSFTRPVAAKEGDVFDADYGPLGRFEFTFT from the coding sequence ATGTTTTCCCAGGACCTCATCGCCCGGCTGGCGCGCGAACTGCACGAGAGCGAAAAGTCGCGCGTGCAGCTCGAGCATTTTTCCAGGCGCTTCCCCGGCATGACCATCGAGGACGGCTACGCCATCTCGCGCGCCTGGGTGCAGATGAAGCTCGCCGAAGGCCGGCGCGCGATCGGCCACAAGATCGGGCTCACCTCGCGCGCGATGCAGCAGGCCAGCCAGATCGACGAACCGGACTACGGCACGCTGCTGGACGACATGCTGTTCGCGCCGGGCGCCGTCCCCGCCGACCGTTTCATCGCGCCGCGGGTCGAGGTGGAGCTGGCCTTCGTGCTGAAGCACCGCCTGGCTGGCGAACAGGTCGGCATGGAGGAAGTGCTGCGCGCCACCGACTGCATCCAGCCGGCCATCGAGATCATCGATGCCCGCATCGAGCAGTTCGACCGCCACACCCGGGTGATGCGCAAAGTGCAGGACACCATCAGCGACAACGCCGCCAACGCCGGCCTCGTGCTGGGCGGCCGGAAGATGGATCCGAAGGCGCTCGACCTGCCCTGGTGCGGCGCCATCCTGCGCTGCAACGGGGTCGTCGAGGAGACCGGCCTGGCCGCCGGCGTGCAGGGGCATCCGGCCATCGGCGTGGCCTGGCTGGCGCGCAAGCTCGCGCCCTGGGGCGAGTGCCTGGAGGCCGGAGAGATCGTGCTGGCCGGCTCCTTCACCCGGCCGGTGGCGGCGAAAGAAGGCGACGTCTTCGACGCCGATTACGGGCCGCTCGGCCGTTTCGAATTCACCTTCACCTGA